ATTGAAATGAAAAAAATGGAAAAGAAGTATATTCCATTGGCACAATTTTTTGAAACATGTACACAAAGTACATTTACTCTTACATATGAAGAAATTCAAAATATTATGGGTCATGAATTACCAAATGCAGCATACTTAAATGTTAGCTGGTGGAAAAAAACGAAAGCTCCTTCAACACACTACTTCGCTTGGATTAACCATGACTATTACGTGATTAACGTAACATTAGGTGTCTCGGTTACATTTTCATGCGCTGAACATGAAGAAACAATCAATGAAAAACCTCAAAACACCTATATTACACGTGCCATTGAAGCCAATGATGCTCGTGCTTATATCAACTTACAAGAAGAATTATTTGCGCAATCTTCATTTGGTTATTACGCACCTGAAGAACGTAATTTAACAGTACAACAAGTACGTAAAACCATCACAGACTGGCGCAAAGAAAAGACAAGTACCGTGCTTCTATGTATTTATAACGGACAATTTGCAGGTTATGTAAAAATTCTCGGCAATACCGCATCTCGTACAAAGCATATTGCAAGTGTGCGCATCGCGATTCAGCGTGATTTCCAACAAAAGGGTCTTGCAACAGTTCTTTTAAAAGAGGCAGAAAAGTGGGCACGCATCAATGCCATTTCTCGATTAGAGGCAAGTATTACAACAACAAACACAAACGCCCAGCAGCTGTTTGATAAACTGAATTACAGCAAAGAAGGTACACGTGCACAGGCAATCAAAATCGATGAGCAATTCGTTGATGAATTACTATATAGTAAAATTTTAGTTTAAAAAAAATCGTAAAGGTCCTCTATAACCTTTACGATTTTTCTTTTTAACCAATTACCATTAATTTTTGTTGGCTTCTAGTAGATTTTTTAAACTGTTCGTATCGCTTGGGTTCTTGTCCGACCATTTCTTCGATTAACACATGTAACAGTGCAAAAATAGCGATGGTACATGTTGCACCACCTTCTTGCGCAGATGGCACATAAAGTACCGCATCTGCAGGTTCTGTTGACTGCATGGCTTTATCACGAATTGCAATAATCTGTACATTTTTTCGCTTCGCAATTTCTACTGTTGTTGCTACATCCTCGTATTCTTCATCTAATGAAATAACTACTAACAATGAATCTTCATCCATCATCGCAAGCTGCCTAGCAATCTGATCTGCCTCATGTTGAATAAAAAATACCTGATCTCTTAACATTACCAAATTTTTATACAGCCAAAAAGCAGCAGGTGCAGATTGTCTAAATCCTAAAATATGAATTCTCTTAGAACTGTGTAACAATTGAATCACTTGTTCTACTTCGCTCTCTACTAATTCATTAAATGTTCTTGAAATACCTGCCAAATCACGTTTGACGATATCTGTACCTAACTGACTTTTAATCTTTTTTGTAGGCAACGCTTTTTTTACTACCGTCATTTCGCCTTTATCAATTAAATAGGCTTTTATTTGATCTTGTAACTCACTAAAGCCTGATAAATCCATTGCATAGCAAAAGCGAATCACTGTCGACTCACTTACATCCGCTAAACGGCCAACTTCAGAAGCAATCTGTGTTGCTACCACTGTCGGATTATCCATCACAAATTGGGCAACTTTGCGCTGTCCCTTTGATAATCGAATGTACTTTCTTTTAATATCATCGCAAATACTCAATTTCTCCATCTTCCTTTCTCTCTATAATATAAATATTCAATTTAAGATGCGTGTGAATGCTTCCTATTAAAGTGAACTAACAGTGTGATGCAAATTCCGTGCAAAATACCTAATAATAAAAAATACATTAACATGAATATTAATAGAATTCAATGAGTTTTCAGAAAAAACTTTAGCCAACTAAAGAATCAACTGATTTATGTATAAAACTGACATAATTTCGTAAAGATTTAAAGATTCCTCAGACATTTATTAAGAGTTCACTATTCTTATTCAATTACTAAGGATTAATATAGTGCATAATGAATGCTTAAAAGGACTCGCTCTTCTCGAAACGAGTCCTCTTGATTATTCCAATTCTGTTTGCTTTGTTTCTTTTCCTAGGAACACTACTGCTAGTACCCCGATAACAATCGCAATACAGAAAATTGTAAAGATGTAGCTAATGTCATAGCCTTTTGTGAGTAAAGATCCGACTAACAATGGTCCAAAAATACCACCGATACGACCTACCGCTGCGGCCATTCCTGTACCCGTTCCACGCACGATGGCAGGATATTGCTCAGGTGTATAAGCGTAAAGGGCACCCCATGCACCTAAGTTAAAGAATGATAATAACATCCCTGAAATGAGTAATGTCGTGATAGTTTCCGCTCCACCAAATACGAACGCACTTGCAGCTGTTCCTAATAAATACGTGACAAGTACAAATTTACGTCCGAATTTTTCGATGAACCATGCCGCTGTAAAGTAGCCCGGTAATTGTGCTAACGTCATAATTAACACATATTTAAAGCTTGATATTAAATCGAATCCTTTTCCTACCATGACACTTGGCAACCATAAGAACATGCCATAATACGAGAATACGACTGCAAACCATAAAATCCATAGCATTAGCGTACTGCGTGCATATTTTTTATGCCATACTTCAGCGATATTTTGGAAAACTGAACGCTTTTTTGATTCAGCCTTCACTGTAAATTGCGGTGAATCCGGTAACTTCATACGAATATAAATAGCATAAAACGCTGGTAATGCCGTTAAAATTAACGCAACTCGCCAGCCTTCAATTGGCCAAAAGTCTGCTGGAATAACAAAATAAGATAAAAGAGCGGCAATTAACCAGCCAGCAGCCCAAAAGCTCTCTAATAAAACTACAACACGACCGCGTTCTTCTGCTTTTACACTTTCAGAAACAAGTGTTGATGCAACTGGCAATTCACCGCCAAGTCCCATCCCTACGAAGAAGCGAAATATTAAAAATGCGGCTAATGTTGTTGTAAATGCAGATAATCCACTAGCTACAGAAAATAAAATTAACGTCCACATAAAAATTTGTTTCCGTCCTACTTTATCAGCTAATACTCCGAATAATAGGGCACCGACAGCCATACCGATTGAGTTAACCGAACCGATCCAGCCCATTTGGCTACTCGTTAATCCCCAATCTACCGCAAGTGCGGCAATAACGAACGAAAGAATACCTACGTCCATTGCGTCAAACATCCAACCAACACCCGCAACCCCTAATAACTTATTGCGTGATAGAGGCTGTATCTGTTGTTTTTGCTCGGCCATTTTACTTTCCCACCTTCCATGTGTCTTTACACTTGACTTAACATGAACTATCATACATTCGTTTCGCGAAAGTGACAACTATTATTTCAATTTATCTAATTGTTTGAACAATTCTGCATTTCCTATTGAAAAGGGCATGTCATAGGTTTAAAATGTCTTGTATACAAAAACAAATGTTCACCTTGCGCGAACAAAAGGAGCTAATTGGTTATGTGGAAAGGTCTTATCGAAGAATATAAACAATACTTACCCGTTACAGAAAATACACCGGCTTTATCTTTAAATGAAGGAAACACACCATTAATTCCATTAGTAAACTTATCAAAAGAGCTTGGGATTGAGCTTTACGGCAAAATCGAAGGCGCTAACCCGACTGGTTCATTCAAAGACCGCGGTATGGTTTTTGCTGTAGCAAAAGCGATTGAAGAAGGCTCTAAAGTAGTTATTTGTGCCTCTACAGGGAACACATCTGCTGCAGCTGCGGCTTATGCGGCACGTGCAGGCATCCAATCTATCGTTGTTATTCCAAAAGGAAAAGTAGCACTAGGTAAACTTGCACAAGCATGCATGTACGGTGCAAAAATTATTGAAATCGACGGCAACTTTGATGATGCACTTAATATTGTGCGCAAAATCGGTGAATCTACACCGATCGCACTTGTAAACTCAGTAAATCCATACCGTATCGAAGGTCAAAAAACAGCAGCCTTTGAAATTGTGGATCAACTTGGTCAAGCACCAGACTATTTATGCATTCCAGTAGGAAACGCGGGTAACATTACAGCGTACTGGAAAGGCTTTAAAGAATATAATGAAGCAAAACAATCTGGTCTTCCGAAAATGTACGGTTTTGAAGCAGAAGGTTCTGCAGCAATCGTTAAAGGGGCACCCATCGCTAACCCTGAAACAGTAGCTACAGCAATCCGTATCGGTAACCCTGCGAGCTGGACGTTCGCTGAAGCTGCACGTGACGAATCAGGCGGTATTATCGATTCAGTAACAGACGAAGAAATTTTAGCAGCATACCAATTAATCGCTGGTCGTGAAGGGATCTTCGTTGAGCCAGGCTCAGCTGCTTCTTTAGCGGGCGTTATTAAATCCGTTAAGGCTGGTAAAATCGCTGCAGGTAGCCGTGTTGTTACAGTATTTACTGGTAACGGCTTAAAAGATCCTGACACAGCAATGAACGTTTCAACTGTTGACTTAGTATCACTTAAAAACGATGAGCAAGAAATCCGTAACTACATCGAAGGCGTATTCAGTCTATGAGTAACTGGCAAATCAAAGTCCCTGGTAGTACTGCAAATCTAGGACCTGGATTTGACTCGATTGGACTTGGGCTTTCGCTTTACTTAACGTTAGATATTACATTGCAAGACAAGTGGGAATTTGTTCATTTCGGTGAAAATGTCCCTACTGACACAACAGTTGAAACACATTTAATTTATCAAATTGCGCAACAAGTTGCTGTGCAATATAACATCGATTTGAAAACGTGTAAGGTGGTAATGACAAGTGAATTACCACTTGCACGTGGTTTAGGTAGTAGCGCTGCTGCCATTGTCGCTGCCATTGAATTGGCCAATATTTTGGGTGATTTAAACTTATCTACACAAGATAAGTTAAATATTTCATCGCAAATTGAGGGCCACCCTGACAACGCTACCGCATCTGTACTTGGTGGCTTAACGATTTCTTCAATGGATGAAGAGGGTATTGTGGATACACTACATATTCCTGAAGTGGATGCGGCATTTGTCGTGTTCATTCCAGATGTCGAGTTAAAAACAGCCGATTCACGTGGTGTGCTGCCTGAAGACTTTAAACGAGGCTATGCCGTGCGTGCAAGTGCCAGTGCTAATATGCTGGCCGCCTCACTCATTGCGAAGGATTATGTACGCATTGGGCGCTATATGGAGCAAGACCTGTTCCATGAGCCCTTCCGCGCACAGCTCATTCCAAACTACGCTGAAATTCGTAGTGCAGCAAAACAAGCTGGCGCATATGGTACCGCATTAAGTGGCGCTGGTCCAACACTTATTTCTATTATCCCAACCGCTATTCAAGAGCAGTTCGTTGCAGAAATGAAGGCACAATTCCCAGCGCATACAATTGTGTTAACACAAGCTGACACAGCAGGGGCACATGTTGTTACCTCTAAACAAACCATCTAAATTTACAGAAGTGCATTAAAAGTCTAATTGACTATTAATGCA
The sequence above is a segment of the Solibacillus sp. FSL H8-0523 genome. Coding sequences within it:
- a CDS encoding MFS transporter, with translation MAEQKQQIQPLSRNKLLGVAGVGWMFDAMDVGILSFVIAALAVDWGLTSSQMGWIGSVNSIGMAVGALLFGVLADKVGRKQIFMWTLILFSVASGLSAFTTTLAAFLIFRFFVGMGLGGELPVASTLVSESVKAEERGRVVVLLESFWAAGWLIAALLSYFVIPADFWPIEGWRVALILTALPAFYAIYIRMKLPDSPQFTVKAESKKRSVFQNIAEVWHKKYARSTLMLWILWFAVVFSYYGMFLWLPSVMVGKGFDLISSFKYVLIMTLAQLPGYFTAAWFIEKFGRKFVLVTYLLGTAASAFVFGGAETITTLLISGMLLSFFNLGAWGALYAYTPEQYPAIVRGTGTGMAAAVGRIGGIFGPLLVGSLLTKGYDISYIFTIFCIAIVIGVLAVVFLGKETKQTELE
- the thrC gene encoding threonine synthase → MWKGLIEEYKQYLPVTENTPALSLNEGNTPLIPLVNLSKELGIELYGKIEGANPTGSFKDRGMVFAVAKAIEEGSKVVICASTGNTSAAAAAYAARAGIQSIVVIPKGKVALGKLAQACMYGAKIIEIDGNFDDALNIVRKIGESTPIALVNSVNPYRIEGQKTAAFEIVDQLGQAPDYLCIPVGNAGNITAYWKGFKEYNEAKQSGLPKMYGFEAEGSAAIVKGAPIANPETVATAIRIGNPASWTFAEAARDESGGIIDSVTDEEILAAYQLIAGREGIFVEPGSAASLAGVIKSVKAGKIAAGSRVVTVFTGNGLKDPDTAMNVSTVDLVSLKNDEQEIRNYIEGVFSL
- a CDS encoding MurR/RpiR family transcriptional regulator codes for the protein MEKLSICDDIKRKYIRLSKGQRKVAQFVMDNPTVVATQIASEVGRLADVSESTVIRFCYAMDLSGFSELQDQIKAYLIDKGEMTVVKKALPTKKIKSQLGTDIVKRDLAGISRTFNELVESEVEQVIQLLHSSKRIHILGFRQSAPAAFWLYKNLVMLRDQVFFIQHEADQIARQLAMMDEDSLLVVISLDEEYEDVATTVEIAKRKNVQIIAIRDKAMQSTEPADAVLYVPSAQEGGATCTIAIFALLHVLIEEMVGQEPKRYEQFKKSTRSQQKLMVIG
- a CDS encoding GNAT family N-acetyltransferase, with the protein product MKKMEKKYIPLAQFFETCTQSTFTLTYEEIQNIMGHELPNAAYLNVSWWKKTKAPSTHYFAWINHDYYVINVTLGVSVTFSCAEHEETINEKPQNTYITRAIEANDARAYINLQEELFAQSSFGYYAPEERNLTVQQVRKTITDWRKEKTSTVLLCIYNGQFAGYVKILGNTASRTKHIASVRIAIQRDFQQKGLATVLLKEAEKWARINAISRLEASITTTNTNAQQLFDKLNYSKEGTRAQAIKIDEQFVDELLYSKILV
- the thrB gene encoding homoserine kinase, with product MSNWQIKVPGSTANLGPGFDSIGLGLSLYLTLDITLQDKWEFVHFGENVPTDTTVETHLIYQIAQQVAVQYNIDLKTCKVVMTSELPLARGLGSSAAAIVAAIELANILGDLNLSTQDKLNISSQIEGHPDNATASVLGGLTISSMDEEGIVDTLHIPEVDAAFVVFIPDVELKTADSRGVLPEDFKRGYAVRASASANMLAASLIAKDYVRIGRYMEQDLFHEPFRAQLIPNYAEIRSAAKQAGAYGTALSGAGPTLISIIPTAIQEQFVAEMKAQFPAHTIVLTQADTAGAHVVTSKQTI